The Leifsonia poae region CGCCGAGCTCGAGAAGCGCGGCGATGCGACCGCGGCGGCGCACGGAGCCGCTCGACGGGTCGAGGATGCCGCCGATGACCTTGAGCAGGGTGCTCTTGCCGGAGCCGTTGTGGCCGATCAGCCCGACGGTGGTTCCGGCCTTGATCGTCGCCGACACATTGTTGAGCGCCCAGAAGTCCTCGCGGTGCTGCCGGCCGCGACCGAATGTGACGAGTCGCTCCTTGAGGGAGTTGTCTTTGCGGACGACGAATCGCTTCGAGACGTCGTCGATGACGATCACGTCGGGGCGCTCGGGTGTCCGAGTGCTCTCGGAGGTGTGTGCGTTCTGTGACATCAGATTCTCAGCCAGTCGTGAAGCGGATCAGAGTTCTTGAGCGAAGTTGCCCTGGAGCTTCGCGAAGACGCGCTGGAAGCTGAAGAGGAGGACGATTCCGATGACGATCGCGATCAGGAGGCGCGGCATCAGCCAGTCCGGGTAGACGGCGACGTGGGGTCCGCCGAGCCAGAGTGCCTTCTGGAATCCGAGGACGGCGAGGGTCAGCGGATTGTCGGTGTAGATCGTCAGCAGCGGACCGTTGCCGAGGTGGGTCTGCACGGTCGCCCAGGAGTAGACGATCGGCGAGGCCCACATGAGGATCATCAGCACGACCTCCACGAGGTACTGGATGTCGCGGAGGTACACATTGAGCGCGGAGAGGAGCAGCCCGAGCGCCGTGCCGTAGATCAGGATGACCAGGAACGCCGGAATGAAGTAGACCAGCTCGGGCGAGATCGGGAACTTGCCGAGCAGCAGCGTCGCGACCAGCAGGATCCCCAGCTGGATCATGAAGTTGAAGAGGGCGGAGCCGACGCTCGCGAGCGGGAAGATCTCTCGGGGGAGGTAGATCTTCTTGATCAGTCCGGCGTTGCCGACGATGGACGCCGTCGAACTGGAGACGATGTCGGAGAAGAAGGTGTATGCGGTCAGGCCGGTGAAGATGTAGATCGCGAAATCGTCGATCCCGCGGGAGGCGCCGAGGAACTGCCCGATCACAACGTAGTAGATGAGCAGCTGGGTGAGCGGACGGACGAGCGACCAGAGGAAGCCGAGGGCGCTGTCTTTGTAGCGCGCCTTCAGATCACGGCGCACGAGGAGATTGAGCATCTCGCGCTGGCCGAGGATCTCACGGATGGCGTTCCACGAGCCTCCCGCACCCGACTTCGACCCGACGGAGACCATGGGCACGTCAGCGAGCGCAACGAAGCGTGCGTCGCGCATTTCGTGGTCGGTGGGTTCGTCTGTAGGCATGAGCACAGATAAGCATAGCTCCCAGATTCCTGCGTCGATCCTGGGTGCGAGCGGCCGCGCAGGGCCGCACAGCCGGGGCCGGAGTTGGCTTGGTAGACTTCCAGCGCTTTGCAGGGCGAAGAGCGGATTGGGTGTATTACGTGGTGAAACGACGTGCGGGTGTTGTCTCTGTCGTGCTGGTCAACTTCCGGGGGGCCGACGACACGATCGAGTGCATCCGTGAGCTCAACGAACTCAATTGGCCTCGGGAACTGCTCGAGATCGTGGTGGTCGAGAACGGCTCGGGCGACGACAGCCGCGAGAAGCTGAAGGCGCTCGGCGACCAGATCACGCTCGTCGTCTCCGAGGAGAACCGCGGATTCACCGGTGGCTGCAATCTCGGTGTCTCCAAGTCGACAGGCGAGTTCGTCGCCTTCTTGAACAACGACGCGAAGCCGCACGCCGACTGGATCGCCACCGCGGTGGACACATTCGCCTCGGGCACGAACATCGGGGCGGTCGCGAGCAAGGTGCTCGACTGGGAGGGTGAGCGGGTCGACTACCTCGACGCTGCCATCACCTGGTACGGCATGGGGTACAAACCGCACGCCGGCGAGATGGACCGCGGTTCGTGGGACACCGAGAAAGACGTGCTGTTCGGCACCGGAGCGGCCATGTTCGTCCGCGCCGCCGTCTTCGAGGAGCTCGGCGGCTTCGACGACACCTACTTCATGTTCTACGAAGACGTCGACCTCGGCTGGCGGATGAACCTCCTCGGCTACCGTTTCCGCTTCCAACCCGCGTCGCTGGCCTATCACAAGCACCACGCGTCGATGAACAAGTTCGGCAGCTACCGCGAGACCTATCTGCTCGAGCGCAACGCCCTCTACACGCTGTACAAGAACCTCGACGACGAGTCACTGGCTCAGGTGTTCCCCGGCGCGCTTCTGCTCGCGACCCGACGGGCGGTCGCCCGCGGCGACCTCGACTCGACCTCGTTCGATCTGCGCAAATCCGACGATGACTCGCAGCCCGAGAAAGCGGTGAGCAAACAGACTCTCGCCGGGATCTTCGCCATCGACCAGTTCGTCGAACTCCTGCCCGAGACCACGGCGGCCCGGGCGCGAGTCCAGTCCACGCGGGTGCGGTCCGACCGCGAACTGACGGGACTGTTCGGGAACACCGACGAGCCGGCCTACCCGATCGAGTCGTACCTGCGGGGCTACGAGAAGATCGTCGACACCCTCGGCCAATTGCACACCGGCGGCCGCCGCCGCGTGCTGGTGATCACCGGTGACCCGGTGGGAGAGCGCATGGCCGGTCCCGCCATCCGTGCCTGGAACATCGCACGGCTCCTCGCGGACGAGCACGATGTCCGGCTGGTGAGCATGTCGAGCGCCATCCCGCTCGACGACCGGGTCGAGGTGGGTGTGATCTCCCACCACCGACCGTCCTCGGTCTCGGCTCACGAGGAGTGGGCCGACATCATCATCGTGCAGGGCCATGCCCTCGAACTCTTCCCGAGCCTGGAGAAATCGCGCAAGATCCTGGTGGTCGACGTCTACGACCCGCTGCACCTCGAACAGCTGGAACAGGGCAAAGGGCAATCGCTCAAAGCCTGGAACAAGCAGGTGAACGAGG contains the following coding sequences:
- a CDS encoding ABC transporter permease yields the protein MPTDEPTDHEMRDARFVALADVPMVSVGSKSGAGGSWNAIREILGQREMLNLLVRRDLKARYKDSALGFLWSLVRPLTQLLIYYVVIGQFLGASRGIDDFAIYIFTGLTAYTFFSDIVSSSTASIVGNAGLIKKIYLPREIFPLASVGSALFNFMIQLGILLVATLLLGKFPISPELVYFIPAFLVILIYGTALGLLLSALNVYLRDIQYLVEVVLMILMWASPIVYSWATVQTHLGNGPLLTIYTDNPLTLAVLGFQKALWLGGPHVAVYPDWLMPRLLIAIVIGIVLLFSFQRVFAKLQGNFAQEL
- a CDS encoding glycosyltransferase, giving the protein MVKRRAGVVSVVLVNFRGADDTIECIRELNELNWPRELLEIVVVENGSGDDSREKLKALGDQITLVVSEENRGFTGGCNLGVSKSTGEFVAFLNNDAKPHADWIATAVDTFASGTNIGAVASKVLDWEGERVDYLDAAITWYGMGYKPHAGEMDRGSWDTEKDVLFGTGAAMFVRAAVFEELGGFDDTYFMFYEDVDLGWRMNLLGYRFRFQPASLAYHKHHASMNKFGSYRETYLLERNALYTLYKNLDDESLAQVFPGALLLATRRAVARGDLDSTSFDLRKSDDDSQPEKAVSKQTLAGIFAIDQFVELLPETTAARARVQSTRVRSDRELTGLFGNTDEPAYPIESYLRGYEKIVDTLGQLHTGGRRRVLVITGDPVGERMAGPAIRAWNIARLLADEHDVRLVSMSSAIPLDDRVEVGVISHHRPSSVSAHEEWADIIIVQGHALELFPSLEKSRKILVVDVYDPLHLEQLEQGKGQSLKAWNKQVNEATDALNHQLQLGDFFLCASEQQRHFWLGQLAALGRINAYTYSRDNDLDSLIAVAPFGVPSEDPVHVKPVMRGVVPGISEGDKVVVWGGGIYDWFDPEILIRAIAKLAQKHPEIRLFFMGVKHPNPAVPEMEAVARARLLAGSLGVNGKNVFFNESWVPYEDRQNYLLEADLGVSTHFQHVETTFSFRTRILDYLWAGLPIVTTGGDSFGRLVAAESLGASVPERDLDALADAIEKLLFNDKAIAAARKNVARVRQEFTWVKTLAPLLEFCRNPIPAADKAVASGKKNAAGGKGRPGGATYQAPKRVTGVRRDLQRVAYYLKEGGPGAVVERVRARQDRKRDAAG